A genomic region of Paroedura picta isolate Pp20150507F chromosome 4, Ppicta_v3.0, whole genome shotgun sequence contains the following coding sequences:
- the LINGO3 gene encoding leucine-rich repeat and immunoglobulin-like domain-containing nogo receptor-interacting protein 3, which yields MHYTMTCCLLVLVLHCVLLSTAPVAACPARCECVPQIKSVICHRKRFTSIPEGIPTETRILELNKNRIRCLNSGDLSPYPLLEELDFSENIIANVEPGAFSNLLNLQTLRLRGNQLKLIPMGVFNKLGNLTVLDLSENKLVILLDYMFQDLRNLKNLEVGDNDLVYISRKAFSGLVSLQQLTIERCNLTGISAESLSRLQNLEVLRLRHLGIASVDDQNFKKLYNLWQLEIENWPLLEDISPSGFQGLNLTVLSITYTNITVVPTGALRNLVHLMYLNLSYNPISSVPRGAFKDLIRLRELHMVGALLASVEPQALLGLRQLRLVNLSNNFLSTLEESTFHSVNTLETLRVDRNPLVCDCRLLWILQRRKTLNFDGQPPMCSSPPEIQGNALQDFPDSVLFEYFTCQKPQIRDRKLQHITAYEGQPVSFLCRADGEPTPSIIWVSPQHRMITTKSAGRATVLPSGTLEIRYAQVQDSGTYICIASNAGGNDTYFATLSVKGRPVDGSLYANRTLYLSEFNDTFHNDTHVFLKFTLDLKTILVSTAMGCITFLGVVLFCFLLLFVWSRGRGQHKNNFSVEYSFRKVDGPATTAGQGGARKFNMKMI from the coding sequence ATGCACTACACAATGACATGTTGTCTCCTGGTCCTGGTCCTCCATTGCGTCCTCCTTAGCACTGCCCCGGTTGCCGCGTGTCCAGCTCGTTGTGAGTGTGTCCCTCAGATCAAGTCGGTCATCTGCCACCGCAAACGCTTCACCTCCATACCCGAGGGGATACCGACTGAAACGAGGATCTTGGAACTCAACAAAAACCGCATACGCTGCCTGAATTCGGGGGACTTGTCCCCGTATCCTCTGCTGGAAGAGCTCGATTTCAGTGAGAACATCATCGCGAATGTGGAACCAGGAGCTTTCAGTAACCTCCTGAACTTGCAGACCCTGCGTTTGCGGGGCAACCAACTCAAGCTGATCCCGATGGGTGTCTTCAACAAACTGGGCAATCTCACTGTTCTGGACCTAAGTGAGAACAAACTGGTCATCCTCTTGGACTACATGTTTCAGGACCTGAGGAATCTGAAGAACCTGGAGGTGGGAGACAACGACTTGGTATATATTTCCCGTAAGGCTTTCTCTGGCCTGGTCAGCCTTCAGCAGTTGACCATCGAGAGATGTAACCTGACTGGCATCTCAGCCGAATCTCTCTCACGCCTCCAAAACCTTGAGGTCCTTCGCCTGCGACACCTCGGCATCGCCTCAGTGGATGATCAAAACTTTAAGAAGCTTTATAACCTTTGGCAGCTGGAGATTGAGAACTGGCCGCTACTTGAGGACATTTCCCCAAGCGGCTTCCAAGGACTAAACCTCACGGTCCTTTCTATAACGTACACCAATATAACGGTGGTGCCCACAGGTGCCTTGAGGAACCTGGTGCATCTCATGTACCTTAATTTATCCTACAACCCCATCAGTTCTGTGCCCAGGGGGGCCTTCAAGGATCTCATACGGCTTAGAGAGCTCCACATGGTAGGAGCCCTTTTGGCCTCGGTTGAACCTCAGGCGCTGCTTGGCTTGAGGCAGCTTCGCCTCGTCAATCTCTCCAACAATTtcttgtccactttggaagaaAGCACCTTCCACTCTGTGAACACACTGGAAACGCTCAGAGTGGACCGGAACCCTCTAGTGTGTGACTGCCGTCTCCTTTGGATCCTTCAGCGCCGCAAGACCCTGAACTTCGATGGGCAACCGCCCATGTGTTCCTCACCGCCTGAGATACAGGGCAATGCCCTGCAAGATTTCCCAGACTCTGTCCTCTTCGAGTACTTCACCTGCCAAAAGCCCCAAATAAGAGACCGGAAGCTCCAGCATATTACGGCTTACGAGGGGCAACCGGTGTCCTTTCTCTGTCGGGCGGATGGGGAGCCCACCCCATCGATTATCTGGGTGTCCCCTCAGCACAGAATGATCACCACCAAGAGTGCTGGCCGAGCCACTGTCCTGCCTAGCGGGACGCTAGAAATCCGCTACGCCCAGGTCCAAGACAGTGGCACCTACATTTGCATTGCGAGTAACGCGGGAGGCAACGATACGTACTTTGCCACGTTGTCGGTCAAGGGGCGCCCCGTTGACGGCTCCCTCTATGCAAACAGGACTTTGTACCTCAGCGAGTTCAACGACACTTTCCACAACGACACGCATGTTTTCTTAAAGTTTACGTTGGACCTCAAAACCATCCTGGTGTCCACCGCCATGGGCTGCATCACCTTCCTGGGCGTGGTCCTCTTttgtttcctcctcctctttgtctgGAGCCGGGGGCGGGGACAGCACAAGAACAACTTCTCTGTGGAATACTCTTTCCGCAAGGTGGATGGCCCGGCCACAACGGCAGGCCAGGGGGGCGCCAGGAAGTTCAATATGAAGATGATTTAA